GCTGGGATAATTCCTTCACACTCTCTTTGATGTGTATTGTTTTTGCGAATGACATATTGTTATATTTATAGTTTAGTCCAAATATAATAAAAAAATCTATTCTGCAAATATTGGACTTAATTTTATTTATAATTGGTATAATTGCTCAAAGCAAGTTAAAGCAATTAACCGGGAAAGTCAATAGATTTACTTAGGCAAAATACCGATGAGATGAATATTGCTGCCCCAAAAACATAATATATCGGCTAAACGGCCAATGTCCAACTATGCCTGTCGGAAATACGTCCTTTACGGATATCGTCAAGTTCTTTTCCAACCCGCCTTGAGAATGAAGCATCGGTTAATGCCGGCAATGGATAATCAACGCCTTCATAACCAATCAAACAAATCGGAGCAATTGTTGCGGCAGTGCCTGTTCCAAAAGCTTCCTTCAGGGTATTATTTTTGTGTGCATCAATGATCTCGTCCACACTTATTTTACGCTCCTCCACTTTCATTCCCCAATCGCGGGCAATAGCCAGTACACTATCGCGCGTAATACCGGCCAAAATTGTATCGCCTAAAGGAGGTGTCACCAATACATCGTCCAACACAAACATTACGTTCATCGTTCCTGATTCCTCAAGGTAACGGTGATGGCGGGCATCGGTCCAGATAACCTGTTGGTACCCCTTTTGCTGTGCCAGCCTGGTTGGATACAATGAACGTCCGTAGTTACCCGATGCTTTAACAAATCCAACTCCGCCTTCAACCGCACGGATATAATTGGTTTCGACTAATACCTTAACCGGCTCGTTATAATACTTTCCGACAGGTGATGTGATGATCAGAAATTTATATGTCTCTGATGGTTTTACGCCAATGTAATCATCAGTTGCGATCAAAAAAGGACGTATGTATAAGGATGCTCCATCGCCTTTGGGTACCCAGCTGCTATCCATTTTAATCAATTGCAGCAAGCCATCCATAAATAACTCCTCAGGGATAGTTGGCATAGCCATACGTACCGCCGAAATATTAAGGCGTTTCTGATTCGCCAATGGCCTGAACAAAAGAACCCTGCCGTCCTCAGCCCTGTATGCTTTCATTCCTTCGAATATTGATTGTCCGTAATGCATCATAGAGCTCGAAGGGCTGAATGGTATTTTATCATATGGCATTATGCTTGCTTCCTTCCACTGGCCATTGCTGTATTCTGCGACAAACATATGATCGGAAAATATCTTACCGAAACCCAGGTTGATTTCATCAAGTTCGGCAATGCGGGACTTTGCTGTTTTTTTAACAGTGATTGGAATAGCTGTTGTTATCATAAGAATTGCTTTTAGTATTTATCAGGTTTTATACGAAGATTACAACGATAAGGTTATAATTTTGCGACAAAATATGAGATTATTTTTCATAAAGCAATTTCTTTACGAAAGCTAATAATCAATAGTTACCAACAATACATGCCCTATCGGTGCATATTCCACTGATATTAAAACCTATTGCACGATTTTTGCCTGGATAGCTGGATATCACTATACTACTGTGCTTGTAACTGGTCAACATTTCATCCTCTGAAAGCATTTTGAAATGAGGTTTTATTAAATAAATTGTCGCATAAGCTACAGAGTACTCTGTATAATTATTAATTTTAACACCCGATTAATCTCCTAAAGCCTTGTATTTATGTGTACAAAGAAGTGTTTTATCGCCTTTTTTATCTCAACGGTATCTTTTCTGTCTCTTTCAGCGGGAGATAATGGTTATGCGATCAGATTCAAAATAGCAGGCCTGAAAAAAGGCGACACTTGCCTGCTGGCCAATTATTATGGTGAGAAACAATATATACAGGATACCGCATTGGCTGATGCAAACGGCCAGCTTACATTCGAGGGTAAAGAAAAATTAAAAGGCGGTATTTACCTGCTTGTACTTCCTAAAAAGAAATACTTTGACTTTCTTATTGACCAGGTGCAGGACTTCTCGATGGAAACAGACACCAGCAACTACGTAAAGTATATGAAAGTAAAGGGATCGGAAGACAATAAATTATTTTACGAATACCTGAATTATATTGCCGTCAAACATAAAGAAGCGGATCCCCTGCGGGAATTGATAAAAAAAACCAAGAACAACAAAGATTCCATCAAAATGCTTAGCGATAAAATGAGCAGGATCGATAAGGATGTAAAGGCGTATAAACTGAATTTCAGCAAAGAACATCCCAAAACTCTTTTGTCACAGATATTTAAGGGCATGTCCGACCCCCAAGTTCCCGAAGCACCCATACTCGCCAACGGACGTCCTGACTCTACTTTCGCATACCGTTATACCCGGAAACATTTTTGGGATAATTATGACTTTTCTGATGAACGACTGCTGCGTACTCCGATACTTTACAATAAAATGAAAAATTTTATGGATAACATGACCTACCAGACAGCGGATTCATTAAACGCCGCTGCTGATATTATTGCGGAAAAAGCGCGTGCCAACAATGAAGTATTCAAATATGTTGTTTACTGGTTGACCTCTACCTATGAATCATCGCAGATCATGGGCATGGATGCCATATTTGTACACATGGCCGAAAGATATTATGTGACCAAACAGGCCTTTTGGGTTGATTCGGCGCAATTGGTCAAGATCACTCAGCGGGCAATGACCCTTAAACCTTTGCTCATCGGGAAATACGCACCAAACCTGACACTGAAAGATTCTCTGTTACATGATATAACATTGTATGACGTCCGCTCAAAATTCACTATACTTTATTTTTGGGACTACGGCTGCAGCCATTGTAAAAAAGTAACACCCAAACTGCTGGAGTGGTATCAAACGGCCAAAGCCAAAGACGTGAAAGTATATGCAGTTGGAACCGAAACAAATGCTACGGAATGGAAGAAGTATATACGTGAAAATAAACTGGATTGGATAAATGTTTATGACCCGTATTACCAGACCGGCTTTAAAAAGACCTATGATATTTACAGTACACCTGTAATGTATGTGCTTGATGAGAACAAGAAAATTATTGCCAAGCGCCTGGATGTAGAACAGCTCGATGGATTGATCGATTTCATGATCAAACAGAAAGCCTCCGGTAAAACGGGAAAATAGTTACCTGCTTTTTGTCAAAAAATCTTCGTGAGTGTTTTCAGGATGATTTTTATATCAGTAAAAAATCCTCTCTCTTTAATGTAATGCAGGTTCAGTTTTAATTTGGCAGGCATCACTTCTGCAATATAAAATCGCTCAGGATCTTCAGCATGGGCCAAGAGCTCACTTTCATTTACATAAGTAATTGAGGAATAATCAGTTATTCCAGGTTTAATACTGAGTACCTTTAACTGTTCCGGAGTATACATATCTACATATTTGCGCACCTCAGGACGCGGACCAACAAGACTCATATCCCCTCTTAAAACATTCATAAGCTGAGGCAGTTCATCGATCTTGTATTTCCTTAAATAATATCCAAGGCGGGTGATACGATTATCCTTATCTCCAACAGTAAGCAATCCTTTTTTATCAGCCCCTTCAGTCATTGTCCGGAACTTCAGTAATAGAAAATCACAGTTATTAAGTCCCACCCTGCGTTGAGAATAAAACACCTTCCCTTTTGAGTCAAGTACAATTAACAGCGCGATGATAATGAAAAAGGCGCTGATGACAGTATCTGTTTGCTCATCTGTTAAGTCGTAGAATATCGGCAGACTTATCTCGCGGGAATAATTATCGTAGGCTACAGGATAATTTTTAATGTCATAACCCAATTCTTTATAAAACGACATCATCGGAACGGGCATAAAATGGACATTCACAGCAACATCCTTTTTAAAAATTTCCCTCATAATACTATCACGCTGCTCTTCCTTTATGTCCTTAATTCTTAAGGTGTATAAATGATAGGAGGATTCTGTTTTATTCTTTTCATCAACAGCAAGAGGCAATTCGGCCCATTTGGTTGTGGAAAATGACCGGTTGTACCTGTCTATGATATGTTTTCTCTTTGGCAAATGTAGGCTATCGTAGCGCTCCAGTTCAACAAGACCAATAGCTGCAGCTATGTCCGGCATATTCCATTTATAACCCGCCTCAATGATATCATAGCGCCAGTCGCCCTTTTGAACTTTAGAAAAAGCGTCCTTGGTTTGTCCATGC
The nucleotide sequence above comes from Bacteroidota bacterium. Encoded proteins:
- a CDS encoding DUF5106 domain-containing protein, giving the protein MCTKKCFIAFFISTVSFLSLSAGDNGYAIRFKIAGLKKGDTCLLANYYGEKQYIQDTALADANGQLTFEGKEKLKGGIYLLVLPKKKYFDFLIDQVQDFSMETDTSNYVKYMKVKGSEDNKLFYEYLNYIAVKHKEADPLRELIKKTKNNKDSIKMLSDKMSRIDKDVKAYKLNFSKEHPKTLLSQIFKGMSDPQVPEAPILANGRPDSTFAYRYTRKHFWDNYDFSDERLLRTPILYNKMKNFMDNMTYQTADSLNAAADIIAEKARANNEVFKYVVYWLTSTYESSQIMGMDAIFVHMAERYYVTKQAFWVDSAQLVKITQRAMTLKPLLIGKYAPNLTLKDSLLHDITLYDVRSKFTILYFWDYGCSHCKKVTPKLLEWYQTAKAKDVKVYAVGTETNATEWKKYIRENKLDWINVYDPYYQTGFKKTYDIYSTPVMYVLDENKKIIAKRLDVEQLDGLIDFMIKQKASGKTGK
- a CDS encoding branched-chain amino acid aminotransferase — translated: MITTAIPITVKKTAKSRIAELDEINLGFGKIFSDHMFVAEYSNGQWKEASIMPYDKIPFSPSSSMMHYGQSIFEGMKAYRAEDGRVLLFRPLANQKRLNISAVRMAMPTIPEELFMDGLLQLIKMDSSWVPKGDGASLYIRPFLIATDDYIGVKPSETYKFLIITSPVGKYYNEPVKVLVETNYIRAVEGGVGFVKASGNYGRSLYPTRLAQQKGYQQVIWTDARHHRYLEESGTMNVMFVLDDVLVTPPLGDTILAGITRDSVLAIARDWGMKVEERKISVDEIIDAHKNNTLKEAFGTGTAATIAPICLIGYEGVDYPLPALTDASFSRRVGKELDDIRKGRISDRHSWTLAV
- a CDS encoding aminotransferase class I/II-fold pyridoxal phosphate-dependent enzyme, whose amino-acid sequence is MIPFALPHIDQKVIDEVTAALKSGWLSTGPRTKLFEERLTAYTGCKKTLCLNSATAGLELMLRWFGVGEGDEVILPAYTYTATANVVIHCGAKPVFVDVNAGDFNINVAEIKKVITSHTKVIMPVDLGGFPCDYDAINALVKQDEVVSKFDPRGIIQEQLGRILVLSDSAHSFGGKYKGKRTGSLTDLSVFSFHAVKNLSTGEGGAVALNLPAPFDNDAIYKYLCVKSLHGQTKDAFSKVQKGDWRYDIIEAGYKWNMPDIAAAIGLVELERYDSLHLPKRKHIIDRYNRSFSTTKWAELPLAVDEKNKTESSYHLYTLRIKDIKEEQRDSIMREIFKKDVAVNVHFMPVPMMSFYKELGYDIKNYPVAYDNYSREISLPIFYDLTDEQTDTVISAFFIIIALLIVLDSKGKVFYSQRRVGLNNCDFLLLKFRTMTEGADKKGLLTVGDKDNRITRLGYYLRKYKIDELPQLMNVLRGDMSLVGPRPEVRKYVDMYTPEQLKVLSIKPGITDYSSITYVNESELLAHAEDPERFYIAEVMPAKLKLNLHYIKERGFFTDIKIILKTLTKIF